A window from Clostridia bacterium encodes these proteins:
- the rplX gene encoding 50S ribosomal protein L24, translating into MIKKIHVKKGETVKVISGKDKNKTGKVLEVMPKTGKIIVEGINIATKHTKARKQGDVGGILKNEAPIYAAKVMFVCDKCGKAARVGKKILEDGSKVRYCKKCNEVIDN; encoded by the coding sequence ATGATTAAAAAGATTCACGTTAAAAAAGGTGAAACTGTTAAGGTAATATCCGGTAAGGATAAGAACAAGACCGGTAAGGTTCTTGAAGTAATGCCAAAAACAGGTAAAATTATAGTAGAAGGCATCAACATTGCTACTAAGCACACAAAGGCTAGAAAGCAGGGCGATGTAGGCGGTATTCTGAAGAATGAAGCTCCTATCTACGCAGCAAAGGTTATGTTTGTATGCGATAAGTGCGGTAAGGCTGCAAGAGTTGGTAAGAAGATTCTTGAAGACGGTTCAAAAGTAAGATACTGCAAAAAGTGTAACGAAGTTATCGATAACTAA
- the rplN gene encoding 50S ribosomal protein L14, with protein sequence ETRLKVADNTGAKELLCIRVMGGSKRKYANVGDVIIATVKKATPGGVVKKSEVVKAVIVRSKKGVGRADGSYIKFDENAAVIIKDDKNPKGTRIFGPVARELRDKEYMKILSLAPEVL encoded by the coding sequence AAGAAACAAGATTAAAGGTTGCTGATAACACCGGCGCTAAAGAGCTTCTTTGCATCAGAGTTATGGGTGGTTCCAAGAGAAAATATGCTAACGTTGGCGATGTAATCATTGCTACTGTTAAGAAAGCAACACCCGGCGGAGTTGTGAAAAAAAGCGAAGTTGTTAAGGCTGTTATCGTAAGATCTAAAAAGGGCGTTGGCAGAGCTGACGGCTCATATATAAAATTCGACGAAAATGCGGCAGTTATTATTAAGGACGACAAGAACCCAAAAGGAACACGTATTTTCGGCCCTGTTGCAAGAGAGCTTCGTGATAAAGAATATATGAAGATTCTTTCTCTTGCACCTGAAGTACTGTAA
- the rplE gene encoding 50S ribosomal protein L5, with protein sequence MARLEEFYKNEVAKALKEKFGYKNVMEIPKLDKITINIGAGDSKDNSKLLDAAIAELAIITGQQPIVTTAKKSVSNFKVREGMKLGCKVTLRGKRMYEFLDRLFNIALPRVRDFRGINPNSFDGRGNYSMGLKEQLIFPEIEYDKIEKLRGMDINFVTTAKTDEEAKELLTLMGAPFAKN encoded by the coding sequence ATGGCAAGATTAGAAGAATTCTACAAGAATGAAGTTGCTAAAGCACTTAAAGAAAAGTTCGGATATAAAAACGTTATGGAAATTCCAAAGCTTGATAAGATTACTATCAATATCGGCGCCGGCGATTCTAAGGACAATTCCAAACTTTTAGATGCTGCTATTGCGGAGCTTGCTATCATCACAGGTCAGCAGCCAATCGTAACAACAGCTAAGAAATCAGTTTCAAACTTTAAGGTTAGAGAAGGTATGAAGCTTGGATGTAAGGTAACCTTAAGAGGAAAGAGAATGTACGAATTCCTTGACAGATTATTCAACATCGCATTACCAAGAGTTAGAGACTTCAGAGGAATCAATCCTAACTCCTTCGACGGTAGAGGTAACTACTCTATGGGTCTTAAGGAACAGCTTATATTCCCTGAAATCGAATACGATAAAATTGAAAAGTTAAGAGGTATGGACATTAATTTTGTTACTACCGCAAAGACAGATGAAGAAGCAAAAGAGTTACTTACTCTTATGGGCGCTCCATTTGCTAAAAACTAA